Proteins encoded in a region of the Haloarchaeobius salinus genome:
- a CDS encoding DUF63 family protein: protein MVLAGAELPPLLYAVPLVLAFLGVVALLWAVHPPVTDWTAVAFVPWMLTGAILHVLHVLDVYPEWIAPLFGTLTVYITTATAAGLAWILVTFLAAVRQHFDADRGLGTVGTGFGVTFVMFAILTSVENGTFTPFWSVIGAVVAAAVAAVAWVLLSLRYTEVAAKAGRTGAVVVFAHTLDGITTAIGYDFLGGGERVVLSKYILQAGEQLPTYDAIGAGWLFVLVKVLLALVVVAAFKEYIDEQPRYGRLALAFVAAVGLGPGLHNLLLFMVSGDVTAADVPLAVAHAAGVA, encoded by the coding sequence ATGGTACTCGCAGGGGCAGAGCTCCCACCGCTGCTGTACGCGGTGCCGCTCGTGCTCGCCTTCCTCGGGGTGGTGGCGTTGCTCTGGGCGGTCCACCCGCCCGTCACGGACTGGACGGCGGTCGCGTTCGTCCCGTGGATGCTCACGGGGGCGATACTCCACGTCCTCCACGTGCTCGATGTGTACCCCGAGTGGATCGCACCCCTGTTCGGTACGCTCACCGTCTACATCACGACGGCGACGGCCGCGGGCCTCGCCTGGATACTGGTGACGTTCCTCGCGGCGGTCCGCCAGCACTTCGACGCCGACCGCGGACTGGGGACCGTCGGCACCGGCTTCGGCGTGACGTTCGTCATGTTCGCCATCCTCACGTCGGTCGAGAACGGGACGTTCACCCCGTTCTGGTCGGTCATCGGTGCCGTCGTCGCGGCCGCCGTCGCGGCCGTCGCCTGGGTGCTGTTGAGCCTGCGCTACACCGAGGTCGCCGCCAAGGCCGGCCGGACCGGCGCGGTCGTCGTCTTCGCGCACACGCTCGACGGCATCACGACCGCCATCGGCTACGACTTCCTCGGCGGCGGCGAGCGCGTCGTCCTCTCGAAGTACATCCTGCAGGCCGGCGAGCAGCTCCCGACGTACGACGCCATCGGCGCTGGCTGGCTGTTCGTCCTCGTGAAGGTACTGCTGGCGCTCGTCGTCGTCGCGGCGTTCAAGGAGTACATCGACGAACAGCCCCGCTACGGCCGGCTCGCGCTGGCGTTCGTCGCCGCGGTCGGGCTCGGCCCCGGCCTGCACAACCTGCTGCTGTTCATGGTCTCGGGCGACGTGACGGCCGCCGACGTACCGCTCGCCGTCGCACACGCCGCGGGGGTGGCCTGA
- a CDS encoding ribose 1,5-bisphosphate isomerase, whose translation MTDVHPAVADTADDIATMEIRGAATIADAAAGALATAARESDAESPAAFHEDLRKAAKTLYETRPTAVSLPNALRFVMADVTGDTVAELRESAVASAEAFQRELDQAQERLGEVGANRLRDGDVVMTHCHSTDALSCVKAALDQGKHIEAIVKETRPRKQGHITAEQLRDWGVPVTLIVDSAARRYLDRVDHVVVGADSIAADGSVINKIGTSGLAVNARDRGVPIMVGAQTIKLHPDTLTGHTVEIEMRDESEVIGEAERERIQGDPDGFTVENPAFDVTPPRYVDAIVTERGQFPPESIVVLMRELFGRDTDRPWEA comes from the coding sequence ATGACCGACGTACATCCGGCCGTCGCCGACACCGCCGACGACATCGCGACGATGGAGATCCGCGGTGCGGCGACCATCGCCGACGCGGCCGCCGGGGCGCTCGCGACGGCGGCGCGGGAGTCCGATGCGGAGTCGCCCGCGGCGTTCCACGAGGACCTCCGGAAGGCGGCGAAGACGCTGTACGAGACGCGCCCGACGGCGGTGAGCCTGCCGAACGCGCTCCGGTTCGTCATGGCCGACGTGACGGGCGACACCGTCGCGGAGCTACGCGAGTCCGCCGTCGCCAGCGCCGAGGCGTTCCAGCGCGAGCTCGACCAGGCACAGGAGCGCCTCGGCGAGGTCGGCGCGAACCGCCTCCGGGACGGCGACGTGGTGATGACCCACTGCCACTCGACCGACGCGCTGTCGTGCGTGAAGGCCGCGCTCGACCAGGGCAAGCACATAGAGGCCATCGTGAAGGAGACCCGGCCACGCAAGCAGGGCCACATCACCGCCGAACAGCTGCGCGACTGGGGCGTCCCGGTCACCCTGATCGTCGACAGCGCCGCACGGCGCTACCTCGACCGGGTCGACCACGTCGTCGTCGGTGCGGACTCCATCGCCGCGGACGGGAGCGTCATCAACAAGATCGGCACCTCCGGACTGGCCGTCAACGCACGGGACCGCGGTGTGCCCATCATGGTCGGCGCACAGACCATCAAGCTCCACCCGGACACGCTGACGGGACACACCGTCGAGATCGAGATGCGCGACGAGTCGGAGGTCATCGGCGAGGCCGAACGCGAGCGCATCCAGGGCGACCCCGACGGCTTCACCGTCGAGAACCCGGCGTTCGACGTGACACCGCCGCGATACGTCGACGCCATCGTCACCGAGCGCGGACAGTTCCCGCCCGAGAGCATCGTCGTGCTCATGCGCGAACTGTTCGGCCGTGACACCGACCGCCCGTGGGAGGCCTGA
- the deoC gene encoding deoxyribose-phosphate aldolase yields the protein MNRADLAASIDHTVLGPETTLDDVERVLDEAAEYGMNACIPPCFVEEAKEYAPDVTVATVIGFPHGNNTSEVKRDEGVDAWDTGADELDVVINVGRLKAGDSGAVHDELEELVAAVPVPVKVIIETALLTDEEKHAACKAAADADADMVKTSTGFADGGAVVEDVELMSEYLPVKASGGVGSWADAKAMFDAGAVRIGASSGVAIVEDFEESE from the coding sequence ATGAACCGCGCAGACCTCGCCGCGAGCATCGACCACACCGTGCTCGGCCCGGAGACGACGCTCGACGATGTCGAGCGCGTCCTCGACGAGGCCGCCGAGTACGGGATGAACGCCTGCATCCCGCCCTGTTTCGTCGAGGAGGCGAAAGAGTACGCACCCGACGTGACCGTCGCGACGGTCATCGGCTTCCCGCACGGGAACAACACCTCCGAGGTGAAGCGCGACGAGGGCGTCGACGCCTGGGACACCGGCGCGGACGAGCTCGACGTCGTCATCAACGTCGGACGGCTGAAGGCGGGCGATTCGGGTGCGGTCCACGACGAGCTGGAGGAGCTGGTCGCCGCGGTGCCGGTGCCGGTGAAGGTCATCATCGAGACGGCGCTGCTCACCGACGAGGAGAAGCACGCCGCCTGCAAGGCCGCCGCGGACGCCGACGCCGACATGGTGAAGACCTCGACGGGCTTCGCCGACGGCGGCGCGGTGGTCGAGGACGTCGAACTGATGAGCGAGTACCTGCCGGTGAAAGCGAGCGGCGGCGTCGGCTCGTGGGCCGACGCGAAGGCGATGTTCGACGCCGGCGCGGTGCGCATCGGCGCGTCCAGCGGCGTCGCTATCGTCGAGGACTTCGAAGAAAGCGAGTAG
- a CDS encoding PGF-CTERM sorting domain-containing protein — MRTQTRALLAVAFAALLVMSSVGAVAVGSSSLSALNGTQEQDNLESADEIYVEDDGDAVLVYRDDTSETGTGHYGADLSEGLFHVFLNDTMDEAPEDNFSGDASFELTPESMTGDGSFAMDTPDSIEDLSFEASGEQTRENAQGSVSFDGTFTGESSTTETGTSMLESLSTEGSMTTTGSSFATEGSVSATFGEDPGVDEMHFAFTLEEREDSYVLSGEQDYVVGSYSADSWNTRESARRSLESQFGAVARQLDGDVSVTVDSHSFDSDTNRVDVSYTVEFTGVDEAVSEQLTNALASSQQMDLSESEAADLAERLQSVELTELSASVDVTSEEASASWSVQIDDYDEASLAMLDIMESSEMSSEQLNLEESRARIEAQTAADLQQEFTWSGSLSSPDQDTAEVEFSADYATENWATYVDELESRDVEWSGSTEFSANAQTEGGELTADMSATFSQDELVSGAIDSMLQSSEGAGSDQSRAMLEAFQRSEFETAKMDVSMEDRTVTFEAGASFDNVSAFRDVMAEEYGGNLSVASAYGELSGDESVTYVRLSGAVSGDAGESDVRELAVVGAETDVYMPGDWDPDEKEFPEMDTQEARNYLNVDDDGGGLLGGMPGFGPAVALVALVALALFGRRRAE; from the coding sequence ATGCGAACACAGACCCGCGCACTCCTCGCGGTCGCGTTCGCCGCTCTGCTCGTCATGAGCAGCGTCGGCGCGGTCGCAGTGGGGAGCTCCTCGCTGTCCGCCCTGAACGGCACGCAGGAGCAAGACAACCTCGAATCGGCAGACGAAATCTACGTCGAGGACGACGGTGACGCCGTCCTCGTCTACCGCGACGACACGAGCGAAACCGGCACCGGCCACTACGGAGCCGACCTCTCCGAGGGGCTGTTCCACGTGTTCCTCAACGACACGATGGACGAGGCCCCCGAGGACAACTTCTCCGGCGACGCCTCGTTCGAACTCACGCCCGAGTCGATGACGGGCGACGGTTCGTTCGCCATGGACACGCCGGACTCCATCGAGGACCTCTCGTTCGAGGCCTCGGGCGAGCAGACCCGCGAGAACGCCCAGGGCTCCGTCTCGTTCGACGGGACGTTCACCGGCGAGTCGAGCACGACCGAGACCGGCACCTCGATGCTCGAGTCCCTCTCGACCGAGGGCTCGATGACGACGACCGGCAGCTCGTTCGCCACCGAGGGCTCCGTCAGCGCGACGTTCGGTGAGGACCCCGGCGTCGACGAGATGCACTTCGCGTTCACGCTCGAGGAGCGCGAGGACAGCTACGTCCTCTCCGGCGAGCAGGACTACGTCGTCGGCTCCTACAGCGCCGACTCGTGGAACACCCGCGAGAGCGCCCGTCGGAGTCTCGAATCGCAGTTCGGGGCCGTCGCCCGCCAGCTCGACGGTGACGTGAGCGTCACGGTCGACTCGCACTCGTTCGACAGCGACACCAACCGCGTCGACGTGAGCTACACGGTCGAGTTCACCGGCGTCGACGAGGCCGTCTCCGAGCAGCTGACGAACGCCCTCGCCTCCTCCCAGCAGATGGACCTCTCCGAGAGCGAGGCCGCAGATCTCGCCGAGCGGCTCCAGTCCGTCGAGCTGACCGAGCTCTCCGCGTCCGTCGACGTGACGAGCGAGGAGGCCAGCGCGAGCTGGTCGGTCCAGATCGACGACTACGACGAGGCCTCGCTGGCGATGCTCGACATCATGGAGTCCTCCGAGATGAGCAGCGAGCAGCTGAACCTCGAGGAGAGCCGCGCGCGCATCGAGGCACAGACCGCCGCCGACCTCCAGCAGGAGTTCACCTGGAGCGGCTCGCTCTCCTCGCCCGACCAGGACACCGCCGAGGTCGAGTTCTCGGCGGACTACGCGACCGAGAACTGGGCGACCTACGTCGACGAGCTCGAGAGCCGGGACGTCGAGTGGTCCGGCAGCACCGAGTTCTCGGCCAACGCACAGACCGAGGGCGGCGAGCTGACCGCCGATATGTCCGCCACGTTCAGCCAGGACGAGCTCGTGAGCGGAGCCATCGACAGCATGCTCCAGTCGAGCGAGGGCGCGGGGAGCGACCAGTCCCGCGCGATGCTCGAGGCGTTCCAGCGCTCCGAGTTCGAGACGGCCAAGATGGACGTCTCGATGGAGGACCGCACCGTCACCTTCGAGGCCGGTGCGAGCTTCGACAACGTCTCCGCCTTCCGTGACGTGATGGCGGAGGAGTACGGCGGGAACCTGAGCGTCGCCAGCGCCTACGGCGAGCTCTCCGGTGACGAGAGCGTCACCTACGTCCGGCTCTCCGGTGCCGTCTCCGGCGACGCCGGCGAGTCCGACGTTCGCGAGCTCGCGGTCGTCGGTGCCGAGACCGACGTCTACATGCCCGGCGACTGGGACCCCGACGAGAAGGAGTTCCCCGAGATGGACACCCAGGAGGCCCGTAACTACCTGAACGTCGACGACGACGGCGGTGGCCTGCTCGGCGGCATGCCCGGCTTCGGCCCGGCCGTCGCGCTCGTCGCGCTCGTCGCGCTCGCGCTGTTCGGCCGCCGGCGCGCCGAATAA
- a CDS encoding tRNA (N(6)-L-threonylcarbamoyladenosine(37)-C(2))-methylthiotransferase has product MARYHIETYGCTSNRGESRQIESALRDAGHYRVDGPEAADVAILNTCTVVEKTERNMLRRAKELESETADLIVTGCMALAQGEEFRDEAVDAQILHWDDVPTAVTNGECPTPGPGVEPVLDGVVGILPIARGCMSDCSYCITKQATGKIDSPSVEENLEKARALVHAGARELRITGQDTGVYGWDTGERKLHTLLDRICTEIDGEFRVRVGMANPKGVHGIREELAEVFAAHDELYDFLHAPVQSGSDDVLGDMRRQHQVSEYLEVVEAFDDALDYWTLSTDFIVGFPTETDEDHAQSMALLRETRPEKINVTRFSKRPGTDAAEMKGLGGQTKKDRSKAMSELKMDVVGDAYAAMVGETKPDCLVVEHGTGDSVKCRDSAYRQIIVRNATEHDLEPGDFVDLEVTGQNTVYAFGTPV; this is encoded by the coding sequence ATGGCCCGATACCACATCGAGACGTACGGCTGCACCTCCAACAGGGGCGAGAGCCGACAGATCGAGTCGGCGCTCCGTGACGCGGGTCACTACCGCGTCGACGGCCCCGAGGCGGCCGACGTCGCGATACTGAACACCTGTACGGTGGTCGAGAAGACGGAGCGGAACATGCTCCGTCGGGCCAAAGAGCTCGAATCGGAGACCGCGGACCTCATCGTCACGGGCTGCATGGCGCTGGCCCAGGGCGAGGAGTTCCGCGACGAGGCCGTCGACGCACAGATACTCCACTGGGACGACGTCCCCACGGCGGTGACGAACGGCGAGTGCCCGACGCCCGGTCCCGGTGTGGAGCCGGTGCTCGACGGCGTCGTCGGCATCCTCCCCATCGCACGCGGCTGCATGAGCGACTGCTCGTACTGCATCACGAAGCAGGCGACGGGCAAGATCGACTCGCCGTCGGTCGAGGAAAACCTCGAGAAGGCCCGCGCGCTCGTCCACGCCGGCGCGAGGGAGCTCCGCATCACCGGCCAGGACACGGGTGTCTACGGCTGGGACACGGGCGAGCGGAAGCTGCACACGCTGCTCGACCGCATCTGCACCGAGATAGACGGCGAGTTCCGGGTCCGTGTGGGCATGGCGAACCCGAAGGGCGTCCACGGCATCCGCGAGGAGCTGGCCGAGGTGTTCGCCGCACACGACGAGCTGTACGACTTCCTGCACGCGCCGGTGCAGTCCGGCAGCGACGACGTGCTCGGCGACATGCGCCGCCAGCACCAGGTCTCCGAGTATCTCGAGGTCGTCGAGGCGTTCGACGACGCGCTCGACTACTGGACCCTCAGCACGGACTTCATCGTCGGCTTCCCGACGGAGACCGACGAGGACCACGCACAGAGCATGGCGCTGCTGCGCGAGACCCGGCCCGAGAAGATCAACGTCACGCGCTTCTCGAAGCGTCCGGGCACCGACGCCGCCGAGATGAAGGGCCTCGGCGGGCAGACGAAGAAGGACCGCTCGAAGGCGATGTCCGAGCTGAAGATGGACGTCGTCGGCGACGCCTACGCCGCGATGGTCGGCGAGACGAAGCCGGACTGCCTCGTCGTCGAGCACGGCACCGGCGACTCGGTGAAGTGCCGCGACTCGGCGTACCGGCAGATCATCGTCCGGAACGCCACGGAGCACGACCTCGAACCGGGCGACTTCGTCGACCTCGAGGTGACCGGGCAGAACACCGTCTACGCGTTCGGGACGCCGGTCTGA
- a CDS encoding competence/damage-inducible protein A: protein MQVAILTVGDEVLAGETTNTNASWLATQLTERGVTVARILTVPDDEAVIAEWVRAFSEAFDAVVVTGGIGGTPDDVTVEAVARAFDREMIVRADQRERLVQRAEAFREANPDLADDYEFDVDFDAVASLPEGARTLVTDESWAPGCVVANVYVLPGIPDEMEAMFAVVADEFAGDRTSETVYTPTPEGALGGALAEVRERFDVAVGSYPAPVDEPGRIRVSGSDPDAVAGAVAWLRERVETCERSE from the coding sequence ATGCAGGTCGCCATCCTGACCGTCGGCGACGAGGTGCTCGCCGGCGAGACGACGAACACGAACGCCTCGTGGCTCGCCACCCAGTTGACCGAGCGGGGCGTCACCGTCGCACGAATCCTCACCGTGCCCGACGACGAGGCGGTCATCGCCGAGTGGGTCCGCGCGTTCTCGGAGGCGTTCGACGCCGTCGTCGTTACCGGCGGCATCGGCGGCACCCCGGACGACGTGACAGTCGAGGCCGTCGCGCGAGCCTTCGACCGCGAGATGATCGTCCGCGCGGACCAGCGCGAGCGGCTGGTACAGCGCGCCGAGGCCTTCAGGGAGGCGAACCCCGACCTCGCCGACGACTACGAGTTCGACGTGGACTTCGACGCGGTGGCGTCGCTTCCGGAGGGAGCCCGCACGCTGGTGACCGACGAGAGCTGGGCCCCCGGCTGCGTCGTCGCGAACGTCTACGTACTGCCGGGTATCCCGGACGAGATGGAGGCGATGTTCGCCGTCGTCGCCGACGAGTTCGCCGGCGACCGGACCAGCGAGACCGTCTACACGCCGACGCCGGAGGGCGCACTCGGCGGCGCGCTCGCCGAGGTCCGCGAGCGGTTCGACGTGGCCGTCGGGAGCTACCCCGCGCCGGTGGACGAACCCGGACGGATTCGGGTATCGGGGTCGGACCCCGACGCGGTCGCTGGAGCGGTGGCGTGGCTCCGCGAGCGCGTCGAGACGTGCGAACGGTCGGAGTGA